ACTCCCCCGCCGCCGAACCCTCCTCCGAACCCTCCTCCGAGCCCTCCTCCGAGTCGTCCGCCGACTCCGCCGCCTCGACCGCCGCCGGGCCCGCCCGGGCCGCCGCCGACTGCACGGCTCCCGCGCAGAGCCCCGGCCACGAGGTCCTGGTCGTCGTCGCCGCCGGCCCCGCCGAGCTCACCGCCCAACCCGCCCGCTACACCTGCGACCCGGCCCGCTACGCCCCCACCGGCACCCCCGTCCACTACGGCTTCGCGGCGGCCGGCGTGACCGCCACCCTGGTCGACCGCCCGCACGACGACCCGGCCAGGTCCGTCCCGCTGGAGGACCTGATCACCCACCTCAACGACTGCCTGGCCGAACGCGACCCGGCGGACCCGTGGGGCTGCCACGGCAACGCCTACGACGTGGTGCTGGACTCGCACGGGCGGATCGTGCGGATCGGCGAGGTCACGGTGCCGTGACGGTGCGTTCCCGGCGCGGAATACGGTGTAGAAGGTCCTGGAAACTGTTGATAATCGGCTTTGCTACGCGCATCAACCAGGCCCCAACTGGGAGCTTTTGACGTTCATTACGTCCGTGGGGGCCTTCCTTGGGGTTGGTCTTACTCTCGACGTCGTTGACCCGGTTTCGGCGGCTCTGCTTTGCTTCCGGCCGTCGACGGTGAAACCGGCTCCCCATCCCCAACGTCGCTGACCGGCCGTGACGGCCGGTCCGCTGCTCCGGCCTGCCGTCGTCGCACTCCCCTTCGTCCCCACAGTGCCGCCGCCGCGCCCTACCGACGTGCGGTCGGCATCAGAGAGGAACCCTCACGATGGGCATGTCCCCCACCTCCCGCCGGATGCGCACCCGGGCCCTGACCGGGCTCGGCGCGCTGGCGCTCGCCACCGCCGGATTCGCCGCCGCCCCGGCCGCCCAGGCCGACCAGCCGGGCAGCGAGTTCGCCGGGCAGTCCCACCCCTACCGGCACGGCGCCGTCCCCACCAGGGAGAGCGCCGAGCACGCCAATGCCAACTCCGCCGCCGCCCAGCGCACCACGAACCTGAAGTACGGCGGCGGTGTCGACGGCATCGGTGTCACCACCGGCGCGCCGAAGGTCTACCTGATCTTCTGGGGCTCCCAGTGGGGCACCCAGGGCACCGACGCCAACGGGTACACCACCCTCTCCGGTGACCCGTCGGGCGAGGCCGTCCGCGCGCAGCAGCTGTTCAAGGGCCTCGGCACCAACAACGAGACCTGGTCCGGCGTCATGACGCAGTACTGCGAGGGCATCACCAAGGGCGCCACCAGCTGCCCGTCGACCGCCGCGCACGTCGGCTACCCGACCGGCGGCGCGCTGGCCGGCGTCTGGGTGGACACCTCGGCCTCCGCCCCGAGCAACGCCACCGGCAACCAGATCGCCAACGAGGCGATCAAGGGCGCCGGGCACTTCGGCAACACCACGGCCGCGTCCAACCGCAACGCGCAGTACGTCGTGCTGTCCCCGACCGGCACCCACCCGGACGGCTTCAACACCTCGACCGGCAACTTCTGCGCCTGGCACGACTGGAACGGCGACACCACGCTGAGCGGTGGCGCGGCCTCCTCCCCGTACGGCGACCTGGCGTTCACCAACGACCCGTACGTGACCGACATGGGCACCTCCTGCGGCCAGAACTACGTCAACAGCGGCAGTGCGGGCCTGCTGGACGGCGTGACCATGGTGTACGGCCACGAGTACTCGGAGACCATCACCGACCAGAACCCGGCCGGCGGCTGGACCGACTCGTCCGGCGCCGAGAACGCCGACAAGTGCGCCTGGAAGGGTGTCGGTGGCACCGGCGGCTCGCAGAACGTGGCCTTCGCGACCGGCTCCTTCGCCATGCAGGGCACCTGGTCGAACGCGGTGAGCGCCTGCCAGATCTCGCACGCGATCGTCCCCTGACGATCAGGGCGTAGACACACCCAGGGGTAGGCGCCGGGGTGGGCCGTGGGGGCCCGCCCCGGCGCCGTCGTGTCGGCCCCGCCCTACGACGCGACCAGGCCGAACTCGTAGGCCTGGATGACCAGGTGGACCCGGTCGCGGGCGTCGAGCTTGGTGAACAGCCGGGCCACGTGGGCCTTGGCGGTGGCCACACTGATCGTGAGCTCCGCGGCGATCTCGGCATTGGACAGGCCACGGCCGACCAGGGTCAGCACCTCGCGCTCGCGTTCGGTGACGCCGCCGGCGAGGGCCCGCCGGGGCTGGGCGGGCCGCTGGGGGCGGGCGGCGAACTCGCCGATCAGCCGGCGGGTGATGCCGGGGGCCAGCAGGGCGTCGCCGGCGGCGACCACCCGCACGCCGTCCAGGATGGTCTCCAGGGCGAGGTCCTTGACCAGGAAGCCGCTCGCGCCGGCCCGCAGCGCACCGTAGACGTAGTCGTCGTCGTCGAAGGTGGTGAGGACGAGGACCTGGGTGGGCAGGTCCGGATCGGCGGTGATCCGGCGGGTGGCCTCGATGCCGTCGCTGACCGGGGGCACCCCCCGGCTGCCGGGCTGGGGGCGCATCCGGATGTCCATCACGGCGACGTCGGGGCGCAGCCGGGTGATCAGGTCGACGGCCTCGGTGCCGTCGCCGGCCTCGCCGACCACCTCCAGGTCGGGGGCGTCGGCCATGAGCACCCGCAGGCCGGTGCGGATGAGCGGCTGGTCGTCCACCAGAACGACACGGATCACGGTCCCACCTCCACGGGGATCGGCAGTCGGGCGGCGACGCGGAAGCCGCCCCCGGGGCGCGGGCCGGCGGTGAACTCGCCGTGCAGCAGGGCGACCCGCTCGCGCAGGCCGGCGATGCCGTAGCCGGTGCCGGGGGAAGCGGTCGGCCGGCCCGCGCCCGAGTCGACCACGGTGACGGCCAATTCGTGCGGCCGGTAGTCGACGGTGACGTGGCAGTCGCGGGTGCCGGCGTGCTTGAGCACGTTGGTGACCGACTCCTGGACGATCCGGAAGGCGGCCAGGTCGACGTCGGCGGGCAGGGTGCGCGGCTCGCCGCCGCGGGTCACCGCGACCCGGACGCCGGCGCCCGCGTTCCGCTCCACCAGCCGGTCCAACTCGGCCATCCCGGGGGCTACTTCGAGCGGAGCGGACTCGTTCTCGCCGGCCCGCAGCGCGCCGAGCATCCGGCGCAGCCCGGCCAGGGTCTCCCGGCTGGTGGCCTCGATGGCGTTCAACGCGTTGCGGGTCTCGGCGGGCTGGGTGTCCATGACGCGGCTGCCCATGCCGGCCTGGATCGCGATGATGCCGATACTGTGGGCGACCATGTCGTGCAACTCTCGGGCGATCCGCAACCGTTCGGCGGTCACCGCCTGTTCGGTGGCCCGCCCGCGCAGGGCCTCAGCGTGCGCGCGGCCCTGGTGGACGGTGTGGCCGACCAGCCAGGCGATCAGGACGGTCCCGGCGAGCCCGCCGTAGGCCATCGGGTTGACGGGGTACCCGTTCCAGGCGCCCCAGGCCAGCATTCCGGCGAGCATGGCGACGGGCATCGCCGCCGCGAACAGCGACACCGTGCGGGAGCGGGTGGCCGCGGTGTACCCGACCACGGCGTCGGCGATCAGGAACTGCACGACCGGGGTCTCCGGGACGTTGCGCATCCCCAGGGTGAAGAGGCAGCCGGCCAGCGCCGCCGCGATCGCGGCCTGCGGCAGGCGCACCAGCAGCGCCGCGACCAGGGTGGTGACCACCGCGGTGACCAGCAGCGGCATGTCCTCGATGTTGCCCTCGTACTCGAAGAGGTGGCGCAGCTCGTCGCGCCGGGTGAACAGCCGGAACACGACGACGAGCGTCCAGAACGCCCCCACCCACACGCCGGCGGGCAGGCGCCTGAGCAGGGGCGGGCGGGGTTCGATGATCATGACGCGATGGTAGCGGCGGGCCGTACGGCGGCACATCGGCCCGCGGGACTAATCCCGGGGGCGGGGGCGGCCGCCCCCGGTTGTGTCCCGCTGCCCGATGCCCGAGTACGGCCCTGACCGGCACCGTTGCCCCCGTGATCGAGATCGAGCGACTGACCAAGCGGTACGGCGCCACCACGGCCGTCGACCAGTTGACCTTCACCGTCCGGCCGGGCACCGTCACCGGCTTCCTCGGCCCCAACGGCGCGGGCAAGTCCACCACGCTGAGGATGATCCTGGGCCTCAACACCCCCACCGAGGGGAGCGTCACCGTCGACGGCGTGCCCTTCGCCGGCCGGCCGCGCGGGCTGCGGCACGTCGGCGCCCTGCTGGACGCGGGCGACGTCCACGGCGGGCGCAGCGCCAAGGCGCACCTGTCGGCGCTCGCCCGCAGCAACCGGATCCCGCTCGGGCGGGTCGACGAGGTGCTGGCCGAGGTCGGGCTCGGCAAGGCCGCCGGGCGGCGGATCGGCGGCTACTCGCTGGGCATGAAGCAGCGCCTCGGCATCGCCGGCGCCCTGCTCGGCGATCCGCCCGTGCTGCTCTTCGACGAGCCGCTGAACGGGCTGGACCCGGAGGGCGTGCTCTGGGTGCGCGGGCTGTTCCGGCGGCTCGCGGACGAGGGGCGGACGGTCTTCGTCTCCAGCCACATGATGGCCGAGATGGAGCACACCGCGGACCGGCTGGTGGTGATCGGCCGCGGCCGGCTGATCGCCGACGAGAGCCTCGCCGAGTTCGCCGCCCGCAACGCCGTCTCCATGGTGACCGTGCGGACCCCCGAACTCGACGCGTTCGCCGCGGTGTTGCGGGCCGCTGTGGGCGAAGTCCGGTGCACAGCACCTCGGTTGCTGGACGTCACCGGGCTGTCCGCCGAGCGGATCGGCGAACTCGCCCTGTGCAACGGCGTGGTGCTGCACGAACTCACCGCCCGGACGTCCTCCCTGGAGTCCGCCTTTATGTCCCTGACCGCCGACAGCGTCGAGTACCCGGCCGGAGAAGCCCGATGAGCACCCTGACCGACCGCCGTACCGTCATCGCCCGCCCCGAGCCGCGCGCCCGATTCGCCGACCTGCTCGCCGCCGAGTGGATCAAGCTGCGCTCGCTGCGGTCCACGTACTGGGTGCTGGCGCTCGCCTCGCTGGTGGCGATCGTCGTCAACCTGAACGCCGTCCACACCGACCTGCCGTACATCGACCACCCGCAGGCGCCCCTGTTCGGCGAGCAGCGCGCCCCGTACGACCCGCTGTTCCACGGCCTCGGCAACATCGCCGGCGACCTGATGGCGATCGCCGCCGGCAGCCTCGGTGCGATCACCGTGTTCGGCGAGTACACCACCGGCATGATCCGCACCACCTTCGCCGCCGTACCGGACCGGCGGGGCGTGATCGCGGCCAAGGTGCTGCTGATCGGCGGGATCACCGCGCTCGCCGGGGCGGGGGTGTCGGCGGGCTCGTTCTTCGCCGTCAACGCGATGCTGGCCTCCCGGCACGTCGGGGTCTCCATCACCGACCAGGGCTGCCTGCGGGCCGTCCTCGGCTACGCGGCGATCGTGCCGGTCTGCGCGCTGATCGGCATGGCCCTGGGCGCGCTGCTGCGGCACGCCACCGCCTCGATCGTGGCGCTCGTGCTGGTGATGTTCATCCTGCCGCTGATGTTCGGCGGTGACCGCTACCGGTGGCTGAAGGAGATCGGCACCCACCTGCCGCTCTCCACCGTCTCGCGGCTCACCATCCGGCCCGGCTCCGCCACCACGATGGGCAAGTACGCGCCGAGCGTGCTGGACTCCTGGATCACGATGGGGGTGTGGGCGGCCGCCGCCGTCACCGTGACGGTGGTCCTGGTGCGGCGGCGGGACGTGTGAGCTCGGGAATCCGGCGGCGGTCAGGCGGTGGCTGCGCCCGCCTTGGTGCGGAAGGCGCCGAGGGTCGTCGCGGGGACGCCGCAGGCGGGGAGGAAGGAGGCGGCGCCGCCGTGGTGGGTGCGGACGCGGTCGAGGAAGACGGACATCGCCTCGGCCGGGGCTTCCAGGAGGGGGGCCGGGATGGTGAGGTGGCGGCCCTGGGAGTCGGTGACGCGGCTGTGGTCGGCGTCGTTGAGGGCGGTGCGGTGGCGCTCGGCGAGGCCGGCGAAGATCTGCGGGAGGGCGTCGGTGGTGCGGGCGTAGTCGGCGACGATGCGCTCGGCGGGGACGTCCAGGAGGTCCAGGAGGAGGGCGGTCAGCAGGCCGGTGCGGTCCTTGCCGGCGGCGCAGTGCAGCAGGACGGCGCCGGGGCGGACGGTGGCCTCGACCGCGGCCGCCACCGCCTCGGGGGCGGACTCGGCAAGCAGGACGTAGAAGTCGCCGAGGTCGGCGGCGGTGGTCATGGTGCCCATCCGCGCGGTGAGGGCGTCGGTGGCGGGGTTCACCGGGGCGGCGACGACGGCTATCCCGGCGGCCTCGGCGGCGGCCCAGTCGGCGGGGTGGGTCTCGCGCGGGTCGCGCAGGTCCACGATGGTGCGGATGTCGCAGGCCCGCAGCTGGGCGACGGTGGCCTCGTCGGCGGCCGGGAAGGGCTGGGCGGAGC
The genomic region above belongs to Streptomyces sp. 1331.2 and contains:
- a CDS encoding ABC transporter ATP-binding protein, translated to MIEIERLTKRYGATTAVDQLTFTVRPGTVTGFLGPNGAGKSTTLRMILGLNTPTEGSVTVDGVPFAGRPRGLRHVGALLDAGDVHGGRSAKAHLSALARSNRIPLGRVDEVLAEVGLGKAAGRRIGGYSLGMKQRLGIAGALLGDPPVLLFDEPLNGLDPEGVLWVRGLFRRLADEGRTVFVSSHMMAEMEHTADRLVVIGRGRLIADESLAEFAARNAVSMVTVRTPELDAFAAVLRAAVGEVRCTAPRLLDVTGLSAERIGELALCNGVVLHELTARTSSLESAFMSLTADSVEYPAGEAR
- a CDS encoding sensor histidine kinase, which translates into the protein MIIEPRPPLLRRLPAGVWVGAFWTLVVVFRLFTRRDELRHLFEYEGNIEDMPLLVTAVVTTLVAALLVRLPQAAIAAALAGCLFTLGMRNVPETPVVQFLIADAVVGYTAATRSRTVSLFAAAMPVAMLAGMLAWGAWNGYPVNPMAYGGLAGTVLIAWLVGHTVHQGRAHAEALRGRATEQAVTAERLRIARELHDMVAHSIGIIAIQAGMGSRVMDTQPAETRNALNAIEATSRETLAGLRRMLGALRAGENESAPLEVAPGMAELDRLVERNAGAGVRVAVTRGGEPRTLPADVDLAAFRIVQESVTNVLKHAGTRDCHVTVDYRPHELAVTVVDSGAGRPTASPGTGYGIAGLRERVALLHGEFTAGPRPGGGFRVAARLPIPVEVGP
- a CDS encoding tyrosine-protein phosphatase yields the protein MSLVNFRDAATLGDPEGRRVRPGVLYRSAQPFPAADEATVAQLRACDIRTIVDLRDPRETHPADWAAAEAAGIAVVAAPVNPATDALTARMGTMTTAADLGDFYVLLAESAPEAVAAAVEATVRPGAVLLHCAAGKDRTGLLTALLLDLLDVPAERIVADYARTTDALPQIFAGLAERHRTALNDADHSRVTDSQGRHLTIPAPLLEAPAEAMSVFLDRVRTHHGGAASFLPACGVPATTLGAFRTKAGAATA
- a CDS encoding LuxR C-terminal-related transcriptional regulator, which produces MADAPDLEVVGEAGDGTEAVDLITRLRPDVAVMDIRMRPQPGSRGVPPVSDGIEATRRITADPDLPTQVLVLTTFDDDDYVYGALRAGASGFLVKDLALETILDGVRVVAAGDALLAPGITRRLIGEFAARPQRPAQPRRALAGGVTEREREVLTLVGRGLSNAEIAAELTISVATAKAHVARLFTKLDARDRVHLVIQAYEFGLVAS
- a CDS encoding ABC transporter permease — protein: MSTLTDRRTVIARPEPRARFADLLAAEWIKLRSLRSTYWVLALASLVAIVVNLNAVHTDLPYIDHPQAPLFGEQRAPYDPLFHGLGNIAGDLMAIAAGSLGAITVFGEYTTGMIRTTFAAVPDRRGVIAAKVLLIGGITALAGAGVSAGSFFAVNAMLASRHVGVSITDQGCLRAVLGYAAIVPVCALIGMALGALLRHATASIVALVLVMFILPLMFGGDRYRWLKEIGTHLPLSTVSRLTIRPGSATTMGKYAPSVLDSWITMGVWAAAAVTVTVVLVRRRDV